The following proteins are encoded in a genomic region of Syntrophotaleaceae bacterium:
- a CDS encoding dienelactone hydrolase family protein, protein MKNLIILSCLLLFATSAGAAGRAVDYEMAGQSFEGYYVSPSPRAPLVFLIHDWDGLGSYEIKRSEMLSEMGYAVFAADLFGKGIRPAEIAERRRLTEALYKDRARLRASLKASLEAARSQGADIGNAVAAGYCFGGAAVLELARAGADLKGFVSFHGGLETPPGQDYSKVEGRILVLHGTADSSVTMEDFAALAKNLEKAGVPHEMITYGGAPHAFTVLGGDRYRKDADEKSWRRFGFFLKETLK, encoded by the coding sequence ATGAAAAACCTTATTATACTCAGCTGCCTCCTGCTTTTCGCCACTTCTGCCGGTGCCGCAGGCAGAGCCGTCGACTATGAGATGGCGGGACAATCCTTCGAGGGATATTACGTGAGCCCATCGCCCAGAGCTCCGCTGGTATTTCTGATTCACGATTGGGACGGGCTGGGCAGTTACGAGATCAAACGGTCCGAGATGCTGTCCGAAATGGGCTACGCGGTGTTTGCCGCCGACCTCTTCGGCAAGGGGATAAGGCCTGCGGAAATCGCCGAAAGACGGCGCTTGACGGAGGCCCTGTACAAGGACAGAGCCCGCCTGCGGGCCTCGCTGAAGGCAAGTCTTGAGGCCGCGAGAAGCCAGGGCGCCGACATCGGGAATGCCGTCGCTGCCGGCTACTGCTTCGGCGGTGCGGCGGTGCTGGAGCTGGCCCGGGCGGGAGCCGACCTCAAGGGGTTCGTGTCCTTTCACGGCGGACTGGAAACCCCACCCGGACAGGACTATTCAAAGGTAGAGGGAAGGATCCTGGTTCTTCACGGCACCGCTGACAGCAGCGTGACCATGGAGGATTTCGCGGCCCTTGCCAAAAATCTGGAAAAGGCCGGCGTTCCTCACGAGATGATCACCTACGGCGGCGCCCCCCATGCCTTTACGGTCCTCGGCGGCGACCGCTATCGCAAAGACGCCGATGAAAAATCGTGGCGGCGGTTCGGATTTTTCCTGAAAGAGACCTTGAAGTGA
- a CDS encoding tetratricopeptide repeat protein, whose product MPDRIRYPGLKGKMAISTGFTILAVALSMAFGCAPGGKLPPVAEAPEVPPPSAQIPVSEETGVQRLADGREGFSIVQPSTLDGAALADFERAVVLMNQADYSGAIALLEKVVEKFPENTAARINLGMACARNGQAEQAETHLQKALTLFPGHPVACNEYGLLLRKAGRFAEARTIYEQALAKFPEYLPVHKNLGILCDIYLNDPACAVGHYEIYSEATPQDDQIRIWIADLRMRLGNR is encoded by the coding sequence ATGCCTGACAGAATCAGATATCCGGGATTGAAGGGAAAAATGGCTATTTCCACCGGATTTACCATCCTGGCCGTGGCTCTTTCGATGGCTTTCGGCTGTGCCCCCGGCGGCAAGCTCCCGCCGGTTGCCGAAGCCCCTGAAGTCCCGCCGCCGTCGGCCCAGATTCCCGTCTCAGAAGAGACAGGGGTGCAGCGTCTGGCCGACGGACGAGAGGGCTTTTCCATCGTGCAGCCCTCTACCCTGGACGGCGCGGCCCTGGCCGACTTCGAGCGTGCCGTTGTCCTGATGAACCAGGCGGATTACTCCGGGGCCATCGCCTTACTGGAAAAAGTGGTCGAGAAGTTCCCGGAAAACACGGCGGCCCGCATCAACCTCGGCATGGCCTGTGCCCGAAATGGTCAGGCCGAGCAGGCTGAAACCCATCTGCAGAAGGCTCTGACCCTGTTTCCCGGTCATCCGGTCGCCTGCAACGAGTACGGTCTGCTGCTGCGCAAGGCCGGGCGGTTTGCCGAGGCGCGGACAATTTACGAACAGGCCCTCGCAAAATTTCCCGAGTACCTTCCGGTGCACAAGAATCTCGGGATTCTCTGCGACATCTATCTGAACGACCCGGCCTGCGCGGTCGGCCATTACGAAATCTACAGTGAGGCGACGCCTCAGGACGATCAGATCCGGATATGGATTGCAGACCTGCGGATGCGGCTGGGAAACAGATGA
- a CDS encoding DUF4105 domain-containing protein: MTVPESPSRNTAHNRLAHRIGRLILAAGRNLLLILLVSWASLAIYYSNLPWPWLRAVLAASFLACNVWVLWLTKRPHMFWAFAGLFVVVAVAWTFIRPSHDRPWRPKVAVMPRAIIDGDRVRFTGFRNFEYRSKNEFTARYEEREVQISHLTGVDFFISYWKIGPVAHTFVSFIFDNAPPINISIETRPEIGEGFDPVASLFKQFELIYIVGDERDIARVRTNYRDEDVFLYHLNTSPADARRLFLVYLKRINELADRPEFYNLLSNSCTINIIRYANAAGRPGGFDFRHLFNGFIDGYLYASGRMTAALPFDELRRRSWINKAAQDAGDAEDFSQRIRASLPAAPP; encoded by the coding sequence ATGACAGTCCCTGAATCACCCTCCCGGAATACCGCTCACAATCGATTGGCCCATCGTATCGGTCGGTTGATTCTTGCGGCGGGCCGAAATCTCCTCCTGATTCTCCTCGTCTCTTGGGCTTCTCTGGCGATCTATTACTCGAACCTGCCATGGCCATGGCTGCGCGCAGTGTTGGCGGCGTCGTTTCTTGCCTGCAATGTCTGGGTCTTGTGGCTGACCAAAAGACCCCACATGTTCTGGGCTTTCGCAGGACTGTTTGTCGTCGTGGCCGTTGCCTGGACCTTCATCCGGCCTTCGCATGATCGTCCGTGGCGGCCGAAGGTGGCGGTCATGCCACGGGCAATCATCGACGGCGATCGCGTGCGCTTTACGGGGTTCCGCAATTTCGAGTACCGCAGCAAAAATGAATTTACGGCGCGATACGAGGAACGCGAGGTGCAAATCTCGCATCTGACGGGGGTGGATTTCTTCATCTCCTATTGGAAGATCGGTCCTGTGGCGCACACCTTCGTCAGTTTCATCTTCGACAACGCACCGCCGATCAACATTTCCATCGAGACCAGGCCGGAGATAGGGGAGGGTTTTGACCCCGTCGCCTCGCTCTTCAAGCAGTTCGAGCTGATCTATATCGTGGGGGATGAGCGGGACATCGCGCGCGTTCGCACGAATTATCGGGACGAAGATGTGTTTCTTTATCATCTCAACACATCGCCTGCGGATGCCCGGCGGCTTTTTCTGGTCTATTTGAAGAGGATCAATGAGCTGGCCGATCGTCCCGAGTTCTACAATTTGCTAAGCAACAGCTGCACGATCAACATCATTCGTTATGCAAATGCCGCAGGCAGGCCTGGCGGTTTCGATTTTCGCCACCTTTTCAACGGGTTCATCGACGGCTATCTCTACGCCTCGGGCAGGATGACTGCAGCCTTGCCCTTTGACGAGCTGCGCCGGCGCTCGTGGATCAACAAGGCCGCGCAAGATGCCGGCGATGCAGAAGATTTCTCGCAGAGAATTCGGGCTTCCCTGCCCGCTGCCCCGCCCTGA
- a CDS encoding MYG1 family protein translates to MQKIVVHPGNAHRDDFLSVCVLLATCGDAAVFRCQPTEEDLADPETFVIDVGMEYDPEKHNFDHHHDRTLPCAFHLIMQHLGYHEDAMQVYGWYPIMNMMDVDGPHKTAEDLGVDPGFLLASSSPIDGYVLSRFSLVSSLGKRDLIYKFMKEMGKALIGLIDQKKQRLELLKKEARVVEVKQFRAIVSTISEEPKLSMELFFRHLADPGIVMCITPSVRCRGWELLRLGNSSIVDFRTIANHPGIDFVHANGYVATTRNLLPFVEIVELASEAVRDT, encoded by the coding sequence ATGCAAAAAATCGTCGTACATCCCGGCAATGCCCACAGGGATGATTTTCTTTCGGTCTGCGTTCTGCTTGCAACCTGCGGTGACGCCGCTGTTTTCCGTTGTCAACCGACTGAAGAGGACTTGGCCGATCCCGAAACCTTCGTGATCGATGTCGGGATGGAATACGATCCTGAAAAGCACAATTTCGACCACCACCACGACCGGACCCTGCCTTGCGCCTTTCATCTGATAATGCAGCATCTGGGGTATCATGAGGATGCCATGCAGGTGTACGGCTGGTATCCCATCATGAACATGATGGATGTGGACGGTCCTCACAAGACCGCCGAGGACCTGGGGGTCGACCCCGGTTTTCTTCTGGCCTCCTCTTCCCCGATCGACGGTTACGTTCTGTCCCGATTCTCCCTGGTTTCCTCCTTGGGGAAAAGGGATCTGATCTACAAGTTCATGAAAGAAATGGGGAAAGCTCTGATCGGGCTGATCGACCAGAAAAAACAGCGCCTCGAACTGCTGAAAAAGGAGGCCAGGGTGGTTGAGGTAAAGCAGTTCAGGGCGATCGTCAGTACTATCAGTGAGGAGCCGAAGTTGTCGATGGAGCTTTTTTTCCGGCATCTTGCCGATCCCGGAATCGTCATGTGCATTACCCCCTCGGTCCGTTGCCGGGGATGGGAACTGCTGCGCCTGGGCAACAGCAGCATCGTGGACTTCAGAACCATCGCCAATCATCCTGGCATCGATTTCGTGCATGCCAATGGCTATGTCGCGACAACACGGAATCTCCTTCCGTTTGTGGAGATTGTCGAACTCGCATCAGAAGCCGTGCGGGATACCTAG
- a CDS encoding ABC-F family ATP-binding cassette domain-containing protein, whose amino-acid sequence MIHLNNISKQYGSQILFSKASFQIPAGTRTGLVGPNGAGKSSIFRLITGEETIDSGEMTCGKNTVIGYFSQDVGDMAGRSALAEVMAASARTMELGRQIAEMEGAMCEPMSDEALASLLERYGDAQEEFEHRDGYNLESRAQAVLTGLGIGPEAHDRPVEAFSGGWKMRIALAKILTLNPDVLLLDEPTNHLDVESIVWLENWLAEDYKGALLMTSHDRDFMNRLVTRIIEVGNQTVTTYGGNYDFYLRERDIRREQLMASHRRQQEMLAKEEEFIARFAARASHAAQVQSRVKKLEKIERIVLPPEQKKIRFEFVEPPRSGDDVVLLQDLTKSWTTPEGNDHPVFSGISGLIRRGEKIAVTGVNGAGKSTFLKVLAGQTEPTHGTVTIGASVHAGYFSQHSMDILDPKKTVLETVSDALPMASVGVIRNLCAAFLFQGDDVEKRIEILSGGEKSRLVLATLLAKPLNFLILDEPTNHLDIASREILLEALQGFTGTVVLVSHDRHFLRSLVNRVFEVDHGQLMTYDGDYGYYLHKSGREGLVA is encoded by the coding sequence ATGATTCACCTGAACAATATTTCCAAACAGTACGGGTCGCAGATCCTTTTTTCGAAAGCCAGTTTCCAGATCCCCGCCGGTACCCGCACCGGGCTGGTCGGTCCCAACGGGGCCGGCAAATCCTCAATATTCCGCCTGATAACGGGTGAAGAAACGATCGACAGCGGGGAGATGACCTGCGGCAAAAATACCGTGATCGGATATTTTTCGCAGGACGTCGGCGACATGGCCGGCCGTTCGGCTCTGGCGGAGGTCATGGCCGCTTCGGCCCGCACCATGGAACTGGGCCGGCAGATCGCCGAAATGGAAGGGGCCATGTGCGAACCGATGTCCGACGAGGCGTTGGCGTCACTGCTGGAACGCTATGGCGACGCCCAGGAAGAATTCGAACACCGCGACGGCTACAATCTCGAAAGCCGCGCCCAGGCGGTGCTCACCGGCCTCGGCATCGGTCCCGAAGCCCATGACCGGCCGGTGGAGGCGTTCAGCGGCGGCTGGAAGATGCGCATCGCCCTGGCGAAAATCCTTACCCTGAACCCCGACGTGCTGCTGCTCGATGAACCGACCAACCACCTGGACGTCGAGTCGATTGTCTGGCTGGAGAACTGGCTGGCGGAGGATTACAAGGGCGCGCTGCTGATGACCAGCCATGACCGCGACTTCATGAACCGGCTGGTGACGCGGATCATCGAGGTCGGCAATCAGACCGTCACCACCTATGGCGGCAATTACGATTTTTATCTGCGGGAACGGGACATTCGCCGCGAACAGCTTATGGCCAGCCATCGTCGTCAGCAGGAGATGCTGGCCAAGGAAGAAGAATTCATCGCCCGCTTCGCCGCCCGTGCCTCCCATGCCGCCCAGGTGCAGTCGCGGGTGAAAAAGCTGGAAAAGATCGAGCGGATCGTCCTGCCGCCGGAACAGAAGAAGATCCGCTTCGAATTCGTCGAGCCGCCGCGCAGCGGCGACGACGTGGTCCTCCTGCAGGACCTGACCAAGAGCTGGACAACCCCCGAAGGCAATGACCATCCGGTCTTCAGCGGGATCTCGGGTCTGATCCGGCGCGGCGAAAAGATCGCCGTCACCGGGGTGAACGGCGCCGGCAAATCCACCTTCCTCAAGGTTCTGGCCGGCCAGACCGAACCCACCCATGGCACCGTCACCATCGGGGCCAGCGTTCATGCGGGCTACTTCAGCCAGCACTCCATGGATATTCTCGATCCGAAAAAGACCGTTCTGGAAACGGTCAGCGACGCCCTGCCCATGGCGTCCGTCGGTGTCATACGCAACCTCTGCGCCGCCTTCCTCTTTCAGGGCGACGACGTGGAAAAACGGATCGAGATCCTCTCCGGCGGAGAAAAAAGTCGTCTGGTGCTCGCAACCCTCCTGGCCAAACCCCTCAACTTCCTGATTCTCGACGAACCGACCAACCACCTAGACATCGCCTCCCGCGAAATCCTCCTCGAAGCCCTGCAAGGCTTCACCGGCACCGTAGTTCTGGTGAGCCACGACCGCCATTTCCTCCGCTCACTCGTCAACCGCGTCTTCGAAGTCGACCACGGCCAGTTAATGACTTATGACGGCGATTACGGCTATTACCTGCACAAATCGGGGCGTGAGGGGTTGGTGGCGTAG
- a CDS encoding aminotransferase class I/II-fold pyridoxal phosphate-dependent enzyme, protein MPTPIQQLSPLRNTTHAEDPAALTAEQLRHFGIDPESDYGRALADLTLRLYQAQGAVHELWRLTSETLGGLEREDRIAWFNAKRFASFQLAKILDALQNPLRRTYRSISVRPHGFAGRGAYPLFDNVAAIFSANPVITRTATYLFACTEWVEDAFHGREPLLDIYSRLFNPTSISLAHHMVDLEAGPLAGEYLAWNFNSGMAAIDSVLAHVTGARDIIVASRNVYGGTYQLLHDWYAKKGNLDIALEWFDGFDGPAFEKAFQQTREKYAGRLEEGRRIYVYLESPCNPHGTILDVPEISRIAHRHGSLVICDTTVGTPVLFPVLQRRDLQERPDFVIHSYTKDLSGSGTTIAGVVIGRNERMFLPKGESAVIDGPDGRPQTIPWEETLFWNVYYVKGAFLDADKAFEVLNGLRTLEGRILQKGINTLVLTRILDRHPDINVHSPALEDHPNGPLREKLMFLGLPAPLFSIDFEGKKGRPPVPRDAFKRFFDSLEPAVGLQVSLGQTNTMALCPALTSHSELSPQALKEAGIALTTTRISVGLEDPRALIAHMLRAAQLAIEPSCPGFCAGFPEADEIDRLYRTAYLAYHRRFIEAQPDFTILAS, encoded by the coding sequence ATGCCCACGCCGATCCAGCAACTCAGTCCGCTGCGCAATACCACCCATGCCGAAGACCCCGCCGCCCTGACCGCCGAGCAGCTGCGGCATTTCGGTATCGATCCTGAAAGCGATTACGGCAGAGCACTCGCCGATCTGACCCTCAGGCTTTACCAGGCCCAAGGGGCGGTGCACGAGTTGTGGCGCCTCACCTCGGAGACCCTTGGAGGACTTGAACGGGAAGACCGGATCGCCTGGTTCAACGCCAAGCGGTTCGCCTCCTTCCAGCTGGCCAAGATCCTCGATGCCCTGCAGAATCCGTTGCGGCGGACCTATCGGTCGATCAGCGTGCGACCCCACGGTTTTGCGGGTCGCGGGGCCTATCCTCTGTTCGACAATGTGGCGGCGATCTTCAGCGCCAACCCGGTCATCACCCGCACGGCCACCTACCTCTTTGCCTGTACCGAGTGGGTCGAGGACGCCTTCCACGGACGGGAACCGCTGCTGGATATCTATTCGCGGCTTTTCAACCCGACCTCCATCAGCCTCGCCCATCACATGGTCGACCTGGAAGCCGGCCCTCTGGCCGGGGAGTACCTGGCCTGGAATTTCAATTCGGGCATGGCCGCTATCGACAGCGTGCTGGCCCATGTGACCGGAGCCCGGGATATTATTGTCGCCAGCCGCAACGTTTACGGCGGCACCTACCAGCTGCTGCACGACTGGTATGCCAAGAAAGGCAACCTCGACATCGCCCTCGAATGGTTCGACGGTTTCGACGGTCCGGCCTTCGAAAAGGCGTTTCAGCAGACCCGGGAAAAATATGCCGGACGTCTGGAAGAGGGGAGACGGATCTATGTCTACCTCGAATCCCCCTGCAACCCTCACGGCACCATCCTCGACGTGCCCGAAATCAGCCGCATCGCCCACCGGCACGGTTCTCTGGTGATCTGCGACACCACCGTCGGCACCCCGGTCCTTTTTCCGGTCCTGCAGCGCCGGGATCTGCAGGAGCGTCCCGATTTCGTCATCCATTCCTATACCAAGGACCTTTCCGGGAGCGGCACCACCATCGCCGGCGTGGTGATCGGCCGCAACGAGCGGATGTTTCTCCCCAAGGGGGAGAGCGCCGTCATCGACGGACCGGACGGGCGGCCTCAGACCATCCCCTGGGAGGAGACCCTGTTCTGGAACGTCTACTACGTCAAGGGGGCTTTTCTCGATGCAGACAAGGCCTTCGAGGTCCTCAACGGACTGCGCACCCTGGAAGGCCGCATACTTCAGAAAGGGATCAACACTCTGGTGCTGACCCGGATCCTCGATCGCCATCCCGACATCAATGTCCACAGCCCGGCACTGGAAGACCATCCCAACGGCCCGCTGCGGGAGAAGCTCATGTTCCTCGGACTCCCCGCCCCGCTGTTTTCCATCGATTTCGAGGGGAAAAAGGGGCGTCCGCCGGTTCCCCGGGACGCCTTCAAACGTTTCTTCGATTCCCTCGAGCCGGCCGTGGGGCTGCAGGTCAGCCTCGGCCAGACCAACACCATGGCGCTCTGCCCGGCCCTGACCAGCCATTCGGAACTCTCCCCGCAGGCCCTGAAGGAGGCCGGGATCGCCCTCACCACCACCCGCATCTCCGTGGGCCTGGAGGACCCACGGGCTCTGATTGCCCACATGCTGCGGGCGGCGCAGCTGGCCATCGAACCGTCCTGCCCCGGCTTCTGCGCCGGTTTCCCCGAGGCGGACGAAATCGACCGCCTCTACCGCACCGCCTATCTCGCATACCACCGCCGCTTCATCGAGGCCCAGCCCGACTTTACGATCCTGGCTTCATAA
- a CDS encoding biopolymer transporter ExbD — MARRHHYRTSRRSGEAPDLDITTFMNLMVVLVPFLLIGAVFSRVTILELSVPTAAGGSAVAKPNFTIEVIVRKAGLELANGASVVAALPKKKDQYDMETLNEMLVRLKKDYPEKDDATVLMEPDIEYDSLIRIMDALRETEVKAEQGDEMVKVELFPRISIGDAP, encoded by the coding sequence ATGGCCAGACGACATCACTATCGGACATCGAGGAGGTCCGGGGAAGCACCTGACCTCGACATCACGACCTTCATGAACCTGATGGTCGTTCTCGTTCCCTTTCTGCTGATCGGCGCCGTCTTCTCGCGGGTGACGATCCTGGAGCTGAGCGTGCCGACCGCCGCCGGCGGTTCTGCTGTCGCAAAGCCGAATTTCACCATCGAGGTGATCGTTCGCAAAGCCGGACTGGAACTGGCCAACGGTGCCAGCGTCGTGGCGGCGCTTCCGAAGAAGAAAGACCAGTACGATATGGAAACTTTGAACGAAATGCTGGTCCGCCTGAAGAAGGACTATCCGGAAAAGGACGACGCCACGGTCCTGATGGAACCAGATATCGAGTACGACTCTCTCATCCGGATCATGGATGCGTTACGGGAAACCGAAGTCAAGGCGGAGCAAGGGGACGAGATGGTAAAAGTAGAGCTTTTCCCCCGCATATCGATTGGAGACGCGCCATGA
- a CDS encoding AgmX/PglI C-terminal domain-containing protein, whose protein sequence is MDASILAQELAPLNAQIEQARKRLQELQAELRVAEAEVETFAEEEKRFDLLRQISTALEQLGELDAQGLFWEGLPGSPDPAEHLIRLQARTIDFEEETREAREVRDSLQAMVDQQLDELDYLHEEVHDAYAREERRQEEFVVERDLSPVPYRQMVMPWHMQGESERRFRKVLLGSLFWSLLFGILIPLVTVPIPDRRIVMPEIPERLAMLVKSEPPKPAPVPKRLEREEKASPDKVEPTKADQKQAKADQGKKSTKPKATPSGGSGGGGSQTARSRAETTGVLAFKSSFEDLMDEVPVARLGAEARLNKNVPQVAGQARAHRSLVAMQGSGGSGGISNLGVSTNLGNGGNGGGAGYGRGGGFGRGNGTGSGDGDGIGFGRVESAVAGLKEEAGRPLSDGPGPGRTDEEIQIVFDRYKATLYRIYNKKLREDPTLRGKLLLRLTIEPGGEVSLCRAESTDLASEELVAQIVERVKRFNFGPKEGVPKTTILYPIDFLPAG, encoded by the coding sequence GTGGACGCATCCATTTTGGCCCAGGAATTGGCGCCCCTGAACGCCCAGATCGAGCAGGCCCGGAAACGGTTGCAGGAACTGCAGGCCGAACTGCGCGTGGCAGAGGCGGAGGTCGAAACTTTCGCCGAAGAAGAAAAGCGTTTCGATTTATTGCGGCAGATCAGCACCGCCCTTGAACAGTTGGGTGAACTCGACGCGCAGGGTCTCTTCTGGGAAGGTTTGCCGGGTTCCCCGGATCCGGCCGAGCACCTGATTCGGCTGCAGGCAAGGACTATCGACTTCGAGGAGGAAACCCGGGAGGCACGGGAAGTCCGGGATTCCCTCCAGGCGATGGTCGACCAGCAGCTCGACGAGCTGGACTATCTGCACGAAGAGGTGCATGACGCCTATGCCCGGGAGGAGAGACGCCAGGAAGAATTTGTTGTTGAAAGGGACCTTTCGCCGGTTCCCTATCGACAGATGGTTATGCCCTGGCACATGCAGGGCGAGAGCGAGCGGCGCTTCCGCAAGGTGCTGCTGGGTTCGCTGTTCTGGTCCCTTCTCTTCGGAATCCTGATTCCGCTGGTGACGGTACCGATACCGGATCGCCGGATCGTGATGCCCGAGATTCCGGAACGGCTGGCCATGCTGGTCAAGAGCGAACCGCCCAAGCCGGCGCCGGTGCCGAAGCGGCTGGAACGGGAGGAGAAAGCCTCGCCCGACAAGGTCGAGCCGACCAAGGCCGACCAAAAGCAGGCCAAAGCCGATCAGGGCAAGAAAAGCACCAAGCCCAAAGCGACGCCTTCCGGCGGCAGTGGCGGTGGTGGCTCCCAGACTGCACGGTCACGCGCCGAAACCACAGGGGTTCTGGCCTTCAAGAGTTCCTTCGAGGATTTGATGGATGAAGTTCCGGTGGCCCGGCTCGGCGCCGAGGCGCGGTTGAACAAAAATGTTCCCCAGGTGGCGGGACAAGCCCGGGCCCACCGCTCGTTGGTGGCCATGCAGGGCAGCGGCGGCAGCGGCGGAATCTCCAACCTGGGCGTCAGCACGAACCTCGGCAACGGCGGCAATGGCGGCGGCGCCGGCTACGGCAGGGGCGGCGGTTTCGGCCGCGGCAACGGCACCGGCAGCGGCGACGGCGACGGCATAGGCTTCGGCCGGGTCGAGAGCGCCGTGGCGGGACTGAAGGAAGAGGCCGGCAGACCTCTCAGCGACGGCCCAGGACCGGGACGGACCGACGAGGAGATCCAGATCGTTTTCGACCGCTATAAGGCGACCCTTTACCGGATCTACAACAAGAAGCTGCGGGAGGATCCGACCCTGCGCGGCAAGCTGCTGCTGCGGCTCACCATCGAGCCGGGCGGGGAGGTGTCCCTGTGCCGGGCCGAATCGACCGACCTGGCTTCTGAAGAACTGGTGGCCCAGATTGTCGAGCGGGTCAAGAGGTTCAACTTCGGTCCCAAGGAAGGAGTGCCGAAGACGACTATACTCTACCCGATCGATTTCCTGCCGGCCGGATAG
- a CDS encoding biopolymer transporter ExbD has product MRESRRMRRMERNRKKVTGLNLTSLMDVFTILVFFLLANSSSSEVLATPKQIKLPDSIVETKPRETVVILVGPESVLVQGEPVIGTADLLGSKSEDVPAIADRLNQLERNIIGISTKAAVAGKEVTILADKTIPFKVLKKVMSTCTGSGYGRISLAVIQKAPQS; this is encoded by the coding sequence ATGAGAGAATCGCGACGCATGAGGCGCATGGAACGGAACCGGAAAAAGGTGACGGGCCTGAATCTGACCTCGCTGATGGACGTGTTCACCATCCTGGTGTTCTTTCTGCTGGCCAACTCCTCTTCCAGCGAAGTTCTGGCGACCCCGAAGCAGATCAAGCTGCCGGATTCCATTGTCGAAACCAAGCCGCGGGAGACGGTTGTCATCCTGGTCGGCCCCGAATCTGTCCTGGTTCAGGGAGAACCGGTGATCGGCACCGCCGACCTGCTGGGATCGAAGAGCGAGGATGTCCCGGCCATAGCTGACCGGTTGAATCAGCTTGAAAGGAACATCATCGGCATAAGCACCAAGGCAGCGGTGGCCGGCAAGGAAGTCACCATCTTGGCGGATAAAACCATCCCCTTCAAGGTGCTGAAGAAAGTCATGTCAACCTGTACGGGCTCGGGATACGGGAGGATTTCCCTCGCGGTCATCCAGAAGGCCCCGCAAAGCTAG
- a CDS encoding MotA/TolQ/ExbB proton channel family protein gives MGVFYSLVSFFQKGGLFMYPILLVFTVGMAIAIERWIQLIRTRNANRKMWNLLQPVLVKGDFDKAREMVDKDQSTISQMLGMGLARQGAVRRREDIEIAMEESMMEIIPQLEKRTPYVGLLANIATLLGLLGTIMGLIEAFTAVANANPAEKADLLSASISVAMNTTAFGLIVAIPLLLIHAKLTSTTGQIVDSLEMASVKALNSISNFAKRQYPTS, from the coding sequence ATGGGCGTTTTCTATTCTCTGGTGAGTTTTTTCCAAAAGGGCGGATTGTTCATGTATCCCATTCTGCTCGTTTTCACGGTGGGCATGGCGATCGCCATCGAACGATGGATTCAGTTGATCCGCACCCGCAACGCCAACCGCAAGATGTGGAACCTGCTGCAGCCGGTGCTGGTGAAGGGGGATTTCGACAAGGCCCGGGAAATGGTCGACAAGGATCAGTCGACCATCTCCCAGATGCTGGGAATGGGGCTGGCGCGGCAGGGGGCTGTCCGGCGGCGTGAAGATATCGAAATCGCCATGGAGGAGAGCATGATGGAGATTATCCCCCAGTTGGAAAAGCGCACACCCTACGTCGGCCTGCTGGCGAATATCGCCACCCTGCTCGGATTGCTCGGCACCATCATGGGTCTGATCGAGGCGTTTACTGCGGTCGCCAACGCCAACCCCGCTGAGAAGGCCGACCTGCTGTCGGCCAGCATCTCGGTGGCCATGAACACCACGGCTTTTGGACTGATAGTCGCCATCCCCCTGCTGCTCATCCACGCCAAGCTGACCTCGACCACCGGTCAGATTGTCGACAGCCTGGAGATGGCTTCGGTCAAGGCCCTGAACAGCATTTCCAACTTTGCCAAACGCCAATACCCGACGAGCTGA